A single window of Electrophorus electricus isolate fEleEle1 chromosome 16, fEleEle1.pri, whole genome shotgun sequence DNA harbors:
- the LOC113577685 gene encoding zinc finger protein 585A-like: MKKERTHHCSECGLSFFQQRSLQRHQRVHTGEKPFCCSECGKGLTTQSALKEHQRIHTGEKPYLCTDCGKSFTQQGVLQQHQRIHRGEKPYRCSECGKSFTTQSALKEHQRIHTGEKPYLCTDCGKSFTQQGVLQQHQRIHRGEKPYHCSECGKSFTQQSHLRAHQRIHTGEKPYHCSVCGSSFTVSSALQKHQRIHTGEKPYVCSECGKSFTIYNNLQQHQRIHTGEKPHRCSVCGKSFTQQSNLQHHQRIHTGEKPYRCSECGKSFTHQSSLHTHQRLHTGEKPYHCSVCGKSFAHQSNLRTHQRIHTGEKPYHCSVCGSTFTLLRALQKHQRIHTGEKPYVCSECGKSFTHLYRFQRHQHIHAKKTYICSDCGKIFTLLCNLRTHQRIHTGEKPYLCTECGKSFTIQSNLKQHQLIHTGEKPYHCSVCGKSFTRQNSLQRHQRIHTGEKLHHCLVCGKSFIQQSSLQYHQRIHTGE, from the coding sequence atgaaaaaggaaagaactCACCACTGCTCAGAATGTGGGTTGAGTTTTTTTCAACAGAGAAGTCTCCAGCGACACCAGCGtgttcacacaggagagaaaccATTttgctgctcagagtgtggaaaggGTTTAACTACACAGAGCGCTCTAAAGGAACACCAGCgtattcacacaggagagaagccgtatctCTGCACAGACTGTGGAAAAAGTTTCACTCAACAGGGTGTTCTCCAACaacatcagcgcattcacagaGGAGAAAAGCCATATCGCTGCTCAGAGTGCGGAAAGAGTTTTACTACACAGAGCGCTCTAAAGGAACACCAGCgtattcacacaggagagaagccgtatctCTGCACAGACTGTGGAAAAAGTTTCACTCAACAGGGTGTTCTCCAACaacatcagcgcattcacagaggagagaagccatatcactgctcagagtgtggaaagagtttcaCTCAGCAGAGTCATCTCCGTGcacaccagcgcattcacacaggagagaagccatatcactgctcagtgtgtgggaGTAGTTTTACTGTATCAAGTGCTCTCCAGaaacaccagcgcattcacacaggagagaagccatatgtctgctcagagtgtggaaagagctTTACTATATATAATAATCTCCAACaacatcagcgcattcacacaggagaaaaaccACATCGCTGCTCAGTATGTGGAAAGAGTTTCACTCAGCAGAGTAATCTCCAACAtcaccagcgcattcacacaggagagaagccatatcgctgctcagagtgtgggaagagtttcacTCACCAGAGTAGTCTCCATACACACCAGCGCCTTCACActggagagaagccatatcactgctcagtgtgtggaAAGAGTTTCGCTCATCAGAGTAATCTCCGTacacaccagcgcattcacacaggagagaagccatatcactgctcagttTGTGGGAGTACTTTTACTTTACTGAGGGCTCTTCAAAAACACCAGCgtattcacacaggagagaagccatatgtCTGCTCAGAATGTGGAAAAAGCTTTACTCATCTGTATCGTTTCCAACGACACCAGCACATTCATGCAAAGAAGACATATATCTGCTCAGACTGTGGAAAGATTTTTACTCTACTGTGTAATCTCCGTacacaccagcgcattcacacaggagagaagccgtatctCTGcacagagtgtggaaagagttttactATACAGAGTAATCTCAAACAACATCAGctcattcacacaggagagaagccatatcactgctcagtgtgtgggaagagtttcacTCGCCAGAATAGTCTCCAACgacatcagcgcattcacacaggagagaagctacatcactgcttagtgtgtgggaagagttttattcaacagagcagtctccagtatcatcagcgcattcacacaggagagtag